A single window of Mycolicibacterium madagascariense DNA harbors:
- a CDS encoding DUF808 domain-containing protein, whose product MSAGLFALLDDVAALARLAAASVDDIGAAAGRATAKAAGVVIDDTAVTPQYVHGITAERELPMIKRIALGSLRNKLVFILPAALLLSQFVPWLLTPILMVGATYLCFEGAEKVVGMVRGNHGHAAPAAAAGADLERQMTSSAIRTDFILSAEIMVIALNEVTDQAFVPRLVILVIVALVITAAVYGVVGLIVKMDDIGLNLAQRSSRVAQRVGLGLVAAMPKVLATLSAVGTVAMLWVGGHILLVGTNTLGWHAPYGVVHHLEEGLAPALAWLVETGISAVIGLVVGAIVVGIVHVLPFGRKHA is encoded by the coding sequence ATGAGTGCCGGGCTGTTCGCGCTCCTCGACGACGTCGCGGCGCTGGCGCGCTTGGCCGCGGCCTCGGTCGACGACATCGGGGCCGCGGCGGGCCGGGCGACCGCGAAGGCCGCCGGCGTCGTCATCGACGACACCGCCGTGACCCCGCAGTACGTGCACGGCATTACCGCCGAACGCGAACTCCCGATGATCAAGCGGATCGCGCTCGGGTCGCTGCGCAACAAGCTGGTGTTCATCCTGCCCGCGGCGCTGCTGCTGAGTCAGTTCGTGCCCTGGTTGCTCACGCCGATCCTCATGGTCGGTGCGACGTACCTGTGCTTCGAGGGCGCCGAGAAGGTCGTGGGCATGGTCCGCGGGAATCACGGCCATGCGGCGCCGGCGGCCGCAGCCGGAGCGGACCTCGAGCGCCAGATGACCTCGAGCGCGATCCGCACCGACTTCATCCTGTCCGCCGAGATCATGGTCATCGCCCTCAACGAGGTGACCGATCAGGCGTTCGTGCCGCGCCTGGTCATCCTCGTCATCGTGGCGCTGGTCATCACGGCCGCGGTGTACGGCGTCGTCGGCCTCATCGTGAAGATGGACGACATCGGCCTCAACCTGGCGCAGCGCTCGTCGCGCGTCGCGCAGCGGGTCGGCCTCGGCCTGGTCGCGGCGATGCCGAAGGTGCTCGCCACGCTGTCGGCCGTCGGCACGGTCGCCATGCTGTGGGTCGGTGGCCACATCCTGCTCGTCGGGACGAACACCCTGGGCTGGCACGCGCCCTACGGTGTCGTCCACCACCTGGAGGAGGGACTGGCCCCCGCGCTGGCGTGGCTGGTCGAGACGGGCATCTCGGCGGTCATCGGGCTCGTCGTCGGCGCGATCGTCGTGGGCATCGTGCACGTGCTGCCGTTCGGCAGGAAGCACGCGTAG
- a CDS encoding NAD(P)/FAD-dependent oxidoreductase codes for MSASDTTADVIVVGGGIAGVSVAYELSGSARVVLLEMESTLAYHTTGRSAALFLETYGGEQIRALTTGSRSFFEQPPDHFDSALVSPRPLLEFGVVGRGHLVESLHRSVLPLVADAELLDADRCCELFSLLRRDVVECGMYEPRALALDVAALHQGFVRGARSNGTEIVRDSAVAALERGASTWTATTRDGSRFQAPVVVDAAGAWADVVATAAGVPGVGLRPLRRTIFMVASPLGEASRDWPNLSDVEESFYANPEGAQFLCSPADETPCAPSDAKPDELEIARAIDAIDATTTLGVRSVSSSWAGLRTFTADRNFALGEDPEAPGFFWLAGQGGYGIQTAPATARLAAALVLGRQAPPDLVDRGLDVERLAPRRVMSS; via the coding sequence GTGAGCGCGTCCGACACCACCGCCGACGTCATCGTCGTCGGCGGCGGCATCGCCGGGGTGTCGGTGGCCTACGAGCTGTCCGGCTCCGCGCGCGTCGTGCTGCTCGAGATGGAGTCGACGCTGGCCTATCACACCACCGGACGGTCGGCCGCGTTGTTCCTGGAAACCTATGGCGGAGAACAGATCCGAGCCTTGACGACGGGCAGTCGCTCGTTCTTCGAGCAGCCGCCCGACCACTTCGATTCGGCCTTGGTCTCCCCGCGGCCGCTGCTGGAGTTCGGCGTCGTGGGGCGCGGTCACCTCGTCGAGAGCCTGCACCGGTCGGTGCTGCCGTTGGTCGCCGACGCCGAACTGCTCGATGCCGACCGCTGCTGCGAGTTGTTTTCGCTGCTGCGGCGCGACGTGGTCGAGTGCGGCATGTACGAACCGAGGGCGCTGGCGCTCGACGTGGCCGCCCTGCATCAGGGTTTCGTGCGCGGGGCGCGGTCGAACGGCACCGAGATCGTCCGCGATTCCGCGGTTGCCGCTCTCGAGCGGGGCGCGAGCACGTGGACGGCGACCACCCGCGACGGCAGCCGGTTCCAGGCTCCGGTCGTCGTCGACGCCGCAGGCGCATGGGCCGACGTGGTCGCCACCGCCGCGGGCGTCCCCGGCGTGGGCCTGCGACCGCTGCGCCGGACGATCTTCATGGTGGCCTCACCGCTCGGCGAGGCGAGCCGGGACTGGCCGAACTTGAGCGACGTCGAGGAGTCCTTCTACGCCAATCCCGAAGGTGCGCAGTTCTTGTGCTCGCCGGCGGACGAAACACCCTGCGCGCCAAGCGATGCCAAGCCCGACGAGCTGGAGATCGCCCGCGCCATCGACGCGATCGATGCGACGACCACGCTCGGCGTGCGCAGCGTCTCCTCGTCGTGGGCCGGTCTGCGCACCTTCACCGCGGACCGGAACTTCGCCCTCGGCGAGGATCCCGAGGCGCCGGGCTTCTTCTGGCTGGCGGGTCAGGGTGGGTACGGCATCCAGACCGCGCCGGCGACCGCCAGACTGGCCGCGGCGCTGGTGCTCGGACGGCAGGCACCGCCGGACCTCGTCGACCGGGGTCTGGACGTGGAGCGGCTGGCGCCGCGCCGGGTCATGTCGTCGTGA
- a CDS encoding S9 family peptidase, with product MDRNVRATYGASVSPDATAFAHLVDDGGYPRAVQRFLRGRHASRSRDVDLPVEGSVTRVIHSADGHWLACEVAPGGGNRSQIWCVTTDPDDRDARRIDRWSPGVPEGTAELVGWDGTRVAAILTGDDGVGTSCLIDPADGATTVLDRRSGGKLIDAWAGASLVRVGPRGYRELIMLHGLTEIALLPSDPGSTTDAGVILDDHHPRRLRSGPHGDVLQLYRPAKTYPINSPRGYVRALVRTDNGAEHTRLVEVTTTEDGVSYHVVAERPGYDLDEFAVSDDLSTVALLWNINGLSELQILEYADYTLGEPIPLPGPVASELSISAGGSMVAMTVQGPSTPRTVELVDPRSRTWERVDRAPSGGDASTDPRLVQMKARDGLDFTGWLYEAPGGANVGAMIYLHGGPEGQARPDYSEVFPELLDAGISVLSPNVRGSGGFGRTFSHADDRHLRFGAFDDVADCVHFLVAEGLAHPDRIACCGWSYGGYLTQAALAFHPELFAAGVSICGMSDLATFYRNTDPWIAAEAYPKYGHPINDRALLDRLSPLLRVEALTAPLLLVHGGNDTNVPAHESRQMFDALRRLNRRVEYLLFDDDGHGIVKRENRAVLVKSIREWLVEAFTTT from the coding sequence GTGGACCGCAACGTCCGCGCCACCTACGGGGCGTCGGTGTCCCCGGATGCGACCGCGTTCGCACACCTCGTCGACGACGGTGGGTATCCCCGTGCGGTGCAGCGCTTCTTGCGAGGCAGGCACGCCAGCCGGTCGCGGGACGTGGACCTGCCCGTCGAGGGCTCGGTCACCAGGGTCATCCACTCCGCCGACGGGCACTGGCTGGCCTGCGAGGTCGCTCCCGGCGGCGGCAACCGCAGCCAAATCTGGTGCGTCACCACCGATCCCGACGATCGCGACGCCCGTCGCATCGACCGCTGGAGCCCCGGCGTCCCCGAGGGCACCGCGGAACTGGTGGGCTGGGACGGCACCAGGGTCGCCGCGATCCTCACCGGCGACGACGGCGTGGGCACGTCGTGTCTCATCGATCCGGCCGACGGCGCCACCACGGTGCTGGACCGCCGCTCCGGCGGCAAGCTGATCGACGCGTGGGCGGGCGCCTCGCTGGTCCGGGTCGGACCCCGCGGCTACCGCGAGCTGATCATGCTGCACGGGTTGACCGAGATCGCCCTCCTGCCTTCGGATCCCGGGTCGACGACCGATGCCGGGGTGATCCTCGACGACCACCACCCGCGGCGGCTGAGGTCCGGTCCGCACGGTGACGTCCTACAGCTGTATCGCCCCGCCAAGACCTACCCGATCAACAGCCCGCGCGGCTACGTGCGGGCCCTCGTCCGCACCGACAACGGGGCCGAGCACACCCGGCTCGTCGAGGTGACCACCACCGAGGACGGGGTGTCCTATCACGTCGTCGCCGAGCGGCCGGGTTACGACCTCGACGAATTCGCGGTCAGCGACGACCTGTCGACGGTCGCCCTGCTGTGGAACATCAACGGGCTCAGCGAGTTACAGATCCTCGAGTACGCCGACTACACGCTCGGCGAGCCCATCCCGCTGCCCGGTCCGGTGGCCAGCGAGCTCAGCATCAGCGCGGGCGGGTCGATGGTGGCGATGACCGTGCAGGGGCCCTCGACGCCGCGGACGGTGGAACTGGTCGACCCCCGGTCCCGCACCTGGGAGCGCGTCGACCGCGCGCCGAGCGGCGGTGACGCGTCGACCGATCCGCGGCTGGTGCAGATGAAGGCCCGCGACGGCCTCGACTTCACGGGCTGGCTCTACGAGGCGCCCGGCGGTGCGAACGTCGGCGCGATGATCTATCTGCACGGCGGCCCCGAGGGGCAGGCCCGACCCGACTACAGCGAGGTGTTCCCCGAACTGCTCGACGCGGGAATCTCCGTGCTGAGCCCCAACGTTCGCGGCTCCGGCGGGTTCGGGCGGACGTTCTCTCACGCCGACGACCGGCACCTGCGGTTCGGCGCCTTCGACGACGTCGCCGACTGCGTCCACTTCCTGGTCGCCGAGGGCCTGGCCCATCCGGACCGCATCGCGTGCTGTGGCTGGTCCTACGGCGGCTATCTGACCCAGGCCGCGCTGGCGTTCCATCCGGAGCTGTTCGCGGCGGGGGTCAGCATCTGCGGTATGAGCGATCTCGCGACGTTCTATCGCAACACCGATCCGTGGATCGCAGCCGAGGCATATCCGAAGTACGGCCACCCCATCAACGATCGGGCCCTGCTGGACCGGCTGTCCCCGCTGCTGCGGGTCGAGGCGCTCACCGCTCCCCTGCTGCTGGTGCACGGCGGCAACGACACCAACGTGCCCGCCCACGAGTCCCGTCAGATGTTCGACGCGCTGCGACGGCTGAATCGTCGGGTCGAATACCTGCTGTTCGACGACGACGGCCACGGCATCGTGAAGCGCGAGAACCGCGCCGTACTGGTGAAGTCGATCCGTGAATGGCTCGTCGAGGCGTTCACGACGACATGA
- a CDS encoding N-acetylglutaminylglutamine amidotransferase — MCGICGEIRIDGHSADVAAVGRMTDAMATRGPDSDGLVAHGRIALGHRRLSIIDLSACGEQPMVDSDLGLTLVFNGCIYNYQELRRELEAAGYGFFSGADSEVVIKAFHRWGAHCVDHFKGMFAFAIADRATGVVTLARDRLGIKPLYLAESPGRIRFASTVRALLAAGDVDTNLDRSALHHYMTFHSVVPAPLTIYRGVRKLPPATVRVISPDGSHTDTVYWTPTFERDPARAGWTAHDWQDAVMDALRTAVSRRMVADVPVGVLLSGGIDSSLVVALLAEGGQHGLATFSIGFDSAGGESGDEYSYSDLIAEHFDTDHHRIHIDGSRLVPAVPKTIAAMSEPMVSHDCVAFYLLSEEVSKHVKVVQSGQGADEILAGYDWYPPLANVPRDQTTTEYAKVFFDRSHRDVLDIFSPDYVAAENDSSWRFASEHQSAPGAETAVDAALRLDTQVMLVDDPVKRVDTMTMAWGLEARVPFLDHDFVELAATCPPDLKLGSGGKGVLKEASRTLLPAEVIDRTKGYFPVPGIRHLHGEIFDMVHDALTNDAARRRGLYRPETVKRLLAAPNDTRTTLGSNALWQLAVLEMWLQSMER; from the coding sequence GTGTGCGGAATCTGCGGTGAGATCCGCATCGACGGCCACTCGGCCGACGTCGCGGCGGTAGGCCGGATGACCGACGCCATGGCGACCCGCGGACCCGACTCCGACGGCCTGGTGGCGCACGGCCGAATTGCGTTGGGCCACCGGCGATTGTCGATCATCGACCTGTCCGCGTGCGGGGAGCAGCCGATGGTCGACAGCGATCTCGGCCTGACGCTGGTCTTCAACGGCTGCATCTACAACTACCAGGAGTTGCGCCGCGAACTCGAAGCCGCGGGCTACGGGTTCTTCTCCGGCGCCGACAGCGAGGTGGTCATCAAGGCGTTCCACCGGTGGGGCGCCCACTGCGTGGATCACTTCAAGGGCATGTTCGCCTTCGCGATCGCCGACCGCGCCACCGGGGTGGTCACCCTGGCCAGGGACCGGCTCGGCATCAAGCCGCTCTACCTCGCCGAGTCGCCGGGCCGGATCCGCTTCGCGTCGACGGTGCGGGCACTGCTCGCCGCGGGTGACGTCGACACCAACCTCGACCGCTCGGCGCTGCACCACTACATGACCTTTCACTCGGTGGTCCCGGCCCCGCTGACGATCTACCGCGGGGTGCGCAAGCTGCCGCCCGCGACCGTGCGGGTGATCAGTCCCGACGGCTCGCACACCGACACCGTCTACTGGACACCGACGTTCGAGCGCGACCCGGCCCGCGCCGGTTGGACCGCACACGACTGGCAGGACGCCGTGATGGACGCGCTGCGCACCGCGGTGTCCCGGCGCATGGTGGCCGACGTTCCCGTCGGCGTGCTGCTGTCGGGCGGCATCGACTCGTCCCTCGTCGTGGCCCTGCTCGCCGAGGGCGGCCAGCACGGGTTGGCGACGTTCTCGATCGGATTCGATTCCGCCGGAGGCGAATCCGGCGACGAGTACTCGTACTCCGACCTCATCGCCGAACACTTCGACACCGATCACCACCGCATCCACATCGACGGTTCACGACTCGTCCCCGCGGTGCCCAAGACCATTGCGGCGATGAGCGAACCGATGGTCAGCCACGACTGCGTCGCCTTCTACCTGTTGTCCGAAGAGGTGAGCAAGCACGTCAAGGTGGTGCAGTCCGGGCAGGGCGCCGACGAGATCCTGGCCGGCTACGACTGGTATCCCCCGTTGGCGAACGTGCCGCGCGATCAGACGACGACGGAGTACGCCAAGGTGTTCTTCGACCGGAGCCATCGGGACGTCCTCGACATCTTCTCGCCCGACTACGTTGCCGCCGAGAATGATTCGAGTTGGCGATTTGCCTCCGAGCATCAGAGCGCACCCGGCGCGGAGACCGCGGTCGATGCCGCACTGCGGTTGGACACGCAGGTCATGCTCGTCGACGATCCAGTCAAGCGGGTGGACACGATGACGATGGCGTGGGGGTTGGAGGCCAGGGTGCCGTTCCTCGACCACGACTTCGTCGAACTCGCCGCGACCTGCCCGCCCGACCTCAAGCTGGGCTCCGGCGGCAAGGGCGTGCTCAAGGAGGCGTCGCGCACGCTGCTGCCCGCCGAGGTGATCGACCGCACCAAGGGGTACTTTCCGGTGCCGGGCATCCGGCACCTGCACGGCGAGATCTTCGACATGGTGCACGATGCGCTGACCAACGATGCGGCGCGCAGGCGCGGGCTGTACCGTCCGGAGACCGTGAAACGACTCCTGGCCGCTCCCAACGACACTCGCACCACCCTGGGCTCCAACGCCCTGTGGCAGCTCGCGGTGCTGGAGATGTGGTTGCAGAGCATGGAACGGTAG
- a CDS encoding carboxylate--amine ligase/circularly permuted type 2 ATP-grasp protein: MTAIARRTLGVEEEFHLVDLRTRRLTARAPELLAELSDNYVAELQRCVIELNSGVVDTLDGLRADLQRHRRVLVDTAAGLGMGVVAAGSVPLSVPAEMQVTQTARYRRMLADYQLLAREQLICGTQVHVGVADRDESVAVANRVAPYVPTLLALSASSPFWADGSDTGYASGRTLVWQRWPTTGLAAPVSSAAEYDELVSDLVHSGAIADGGMVYFDVRPAVATPTVELRVCDSCPSVDTIVLIAGLFRALVERELTGLRSGTPAVTVSAPLGRAALWRAARSGLEGDLVDVAGPRGRPAAEVVTELVDLLRPQLEAAGDWAVVSELTQRVLLAGTSAARQRRALRRRGRLSDVVDQLIDETAGTVPDTAAATVADPRLLFGYHADRPTGHDEAVDADGRPRPAYDDILGTIAALGVPALRAREGDVEQDQRAENITFRVSGQSRAQVFPLDLVPRLIAADEWATLTEGLGQRARALNEFLRDVYSDQAIIADGVIGVHALDRAPGFRSGGRMSTAPVRAHVCGTDLVCDRAGNWQVLEDNLRVPSGIAYAIANRRLLDRHLSELGRPADLGSVDEVPALLLETLRAAAPAHCADEPAVAVLSGGWEDSAWFEHTFLASEMGIPLVQTTDLSFRDGNLVRHIGSGVRRVDVLYARLDEDMLLSSTGYDDVVLREDLLAAVAGGRLTIANALGNGIADDKAIYAHVPAMIEYYLGEKPKLAQVPTWICAERAQRDYVLEHLAELVVKPIDGFGGAGVVIGPDASASELQQRRRELETQPERFIAQETIALSTHPTFDGEGMYPHHVDLRAFVHLRSENGGPVTAHVMPAGLTRVAAHGSRIVNSSSGGGSKDTWILTGGTSNTTKQEGGHRVRNLR, from the coding sequence ATGACTGCCATCGCGAGGCGGACGCTCGGCGTGGAAGAGGAGTTTCACCTCGTCGATCTGCGCACCAGGCGGCTCACGGCGCGAGCACCCGAACTGCTCGCCGAACTGTCCGACAACTACGTCGCCGAACTGCAGCGCTGCGTCATCGAGCTGAACAGCGGGGTCGTCGACACCCTCGACGGTTTGCGGGCGGACCTGCAGCGCCACCGCAGGGTGCTGGTGGACACCGCGGCGGGCCTCGGGATGGGCGTCGTCGCGGCGGGCTCGGTGCCCCTCTCGGTGCCGGCGGAGATGCAGGTCACCCAGACCGCGCGGTACCGGCGGATGCTCGCGGACTATCAGCTACTGGCACGGGAACAGCTCATCTGCGGCACGCAGGTCCACGTCGGCGTCGCCGATCGCGACGAGTCGGTCGCCGTCGCGAACCGGGTCGCGCCCTACGTGCCGACGCTGCTTGCGCTCAGCGCGAGTTCGCCGTTCTGGGCCGACGGTTCCGACACCGGCTACGCCAGCGGCCGCACGCTGGTCTGGCAGCGCTGGCCGACGACGGGCCTCGCCGCGCCGGTGTCCTCGGCAGCCGAGTACGACGAGCTGGTCTCCGACCTCGTCCACAGCGGCGCCATCGCCGACGGGGGCATGGTCTACTTCGACGTCCGGCCCGCGGTGGCGACGCCGACCGTGGAGTTGCGGGTGTGCGACAGCTGCCCGTCCGTCGACACCATCGTGCTGATCGCCGGGCTGTTCCGCGCCCTCGTCGAGCGCGAGCTCACCGGCCTGCGGTCGGGCACACCCGCGGTGACGGTGTCCGCGCCCCTCGGGCGGGCCGCGCTCTGGCGCGCGGCCAGGTCCGGTCTCGAGGGCGACCTGGTGGACGTCGCAGGCCCGCGCGGGCGCCCCGCCGCCGAGGTCGTCACCGAGCTGGTGGACCTGCTGCGACCCCAGCTCGAAGCGGCCGGCGACTGGGCGGTGGTGAGCGAGCTGACCCAGCGGGTGTTGCTGGCGGGCACGTCCGCCGCCCGCCAGCGCAGGGCGCTGCGCCGCAGGGGCAGGCTCAGCGACGTCGTCGACCAGCTGATCGACGAGACGGCGGGGACCGTCCCCGACACGGCCGCGGCCACCGTCGCCGATCCGCGGCTGCTGTTCGGCTACCACGCCGACCGCCCCACCGGGCACGACGAGGCCGTCGACGCAGACGGCAGACCCCGCCCGGCCTACGACGACATCCTGGGCACGATCGCCGCACTCGGGGTGCCGGCGCTGCGGGCCCGCGAGGGTGACGTCGAGCAGGACCAGCGCGCCGAGAACATCACCTTCCGGGTCAGCGGTCAGAGCCGCGCCCAGGTGTTCCCCCTCGACCTCGTCCCGCGGCTGATCGCGGCCGACGAATGGGCCACGCTCACCGAGGGTCTCGGCCAGCGGGCCAGGGCGCTCAACGAGTTCCTCCGCGACGTGTACTCCGACCAGGCGATCATCGCCGACGGGGTGATCGGCGTGCACGCCCTCGACCGCGCGCCGGGCTTCCGATCGGGCGGGCGCATGTCGACCGCGCCGGTGCGGGCCCACGTGTGCGGCACCGACCTGGTGTGCGACCGCGCGGGGAATTGGCAAGTGCTGGAGGACAATCTGCGCGTCCCGTCGGGAATCGCGTACGCCATCGCCAACCGTCGACTGCTGGACCGACATCTGAGCGAGCTCGGCAGGCCCGCCGACCTCGGCAGCGTCGACGAGGTGCCCGCGCTGCTCTTGGAGACGTTGCGCGCGGCCGCGCCGGCGCACTGCGCGGACGAACCGGCGGTCGCGGTGCTCAGCGGCGGCTGGGAGGACTCCGCGTGGTTCGAACACACCTTCCTCGCCAGCGAGATGGGCATTCCCCTGGTGCAGACCACGGACCTGTCGTTCCGCGACGGAAACCTCGTGCGCCACATCGGTTCCGGCGTTCGTCGCGTCGACGTGCTGTACGCGCGGCTCGACGAGGACATGCTGCTGTCGTCGACCGGTTACGACGACGTCGTCCTGCGCGAGGACCTGCTCGCCGCGGTCGCCGGCGGGAGGCTGACTATCGCCAATGCGCTCGGCAACGGGATCGCCGACGACAAGGCGATCTACGCCCACGTGCCCGCCATGATCGAGTACTACCTCGGCGAGAAGCCGAAGCTGGCCCAGGTGCCCACGTGGATCTGCGCCGAACGGGCCCAGCGTGACTACGTCCTGGAGCACTTGGCCGAACTCGTCGTCAAACCCATCGACGGCTTCGGCGGCGCGGGCGTCGTCATCGGCCCCGACGCGTCGGCGTCGGAGTTGCAGCAGCGCCGCCGCGAATTGGAGACGCAGCCCGAGCGCTTCATCGCCCAGGAGACGATCGCGCTGTCCACCCACCCGACGTTCGACGGCGAGGGCATGTACCCCCATCACGTCGACCTGCGCGCGTTCGTGCACCTGCGCTCGGAGAACGGCGGCCCGGTCACCGCGCACGTCATGCCCGCGGGGCTGACACGGGTGGCGGCGCACGGCTCGCGCATCGTCAACTCGTCGTCGGGCGGGGGCAGCAAGGACACCTGGATACTCACCGGTGGGACGTCGAACACGACGAAACAGGAAGGGGGACACCGTGTGCGGAATCTGCGGTGA
- a CDS encoding glycerophosphodiester phosphodiesterase family protein, with translation MLGCAAASFVTAPCAAAADTFDLQAHRGGRGETTEESLRAFAKALELGVSTLELDIVITKDHQPLVWHDPKIDPTKCSDTRPAVAGDPQYPYVGKLVHDLTLAQLRTLDCGKLLAGFPTAEVVRGNRIATLPEVFSLADTYHAGVRYNVETKVEAAAPEASAPPREFVDVILAAVRAAGKVGEVEIQSFDWRTLPMVREAEPSIPLVALWDETTYVPDSPWLGGVNPADVPDPIEGAQLVGANILSPGYSVPPDRTPRDPDFHLVADRSFVDRAHAAGLTVIPWTIDDPAAMNAQIDAGADGIITDYPSRLRAVLAARGMPLPPAFHR, from the coding sequence GTGCTGGGCTGCGCCGCAGCGTCGTTCGTCACCGCACCCTGCGCCGCGGCCGCCGACACCTTCGATCTGCAGGCCCACCGCGGCGGTCGCGGCGAGACGACCGAGGAGTCGCTGCGGGCGTTCGCGAAGGCGCTCGAACTCGGCGTCTCGACCCTCGAACTCGACATCGTCATCACCAAGGACCACCAACCCCTGGTGTGGCACGACCCGAAGATCGATCCCACGAAGTGCTCCGACACCCGGCCCGCGGTGGCGGGCGATCCGCAGTATCCCTACGTGGGCAAGCTGGTTCACGACCTGACGCTGGCGCAGCTGCGCACCCTCGACTGCGGCAAGCTGCTCGCCGGGTTCCCCACGGCCGAGGTGGTCAGGGGCAACCGGATCGCGACGCTGCCGGAGGTCTTCTCGCTCGCCGACACCTATCACGCAGGCGTCAGGTACAACGTCGAGACCAAGGTCGAGGCGGCCGCCCCCGAGGCATCAGCGCCGCCAAGGGAATTCGTCGACGTCATCCTGGCGGCGGTCCGCGCGGCGGGCAAGGTCGGCGAGGTCGAGATCCAGAGCTTCGACTGGCGCACGCTGCCGATGGTGCGCGAGGCCGAGCCGTCGATCCCATTGGTCGCGCTGTGGGACGAGACCACCTATGTGCCCGACTCGCCGTGGCTGGGCGGCGTGAACCCCGCCGACGTCCCCGATCCCATCGAGGGCGCCCAGCTGGTCGGGGCGAACATCCTGTCCCCCGGCTACTCGGTACCGCCGGACCGCACGCCACGCGACCCCGACTTCCACCTCGTCGCCGACCGGTCCTTCGTCGACCGCGCCCACGCCGCGGGGCTCACGGTCATCCCGTGGACGATCGACGACCCCGCCGCGATGAATGCGCAGATCGATGCGGGTGCCGACGGCATCATCACCGACTATCCCTCGCGACTGCGCGCGGTGCTCGCCGCGCGGGGCATGCCCCTGCCGCCCGCCTTCCATCGCTGA
- a CDS encoding MurR/RpiR family transcriptional regulator, with the protein MTPALGETVAARATSALPTLSRAERRVGRALLADYPSAGLASAARLAERAEVSPPTVLRFAQSLGYEGFADLQVALRAELTAQSSGPITRLPSAPPADGPLDRLLRQAHAQNACAAATLAELPGSALEAAIALLADTSRTLYLHGGRFSHLLALHLAMHLEQLRPGVRVLTEPGGRDLGAMIELTRRDVVVLFDYHRYQRSAADLAARVHRAGATVLLITDDLACPVAPEAEVVLAASSTVDTTYQSMAAGFLLTELLVPLVMDEIGEPARTRMALWEDQRRTELLE; encoded by the coding sequence GTGACACCGGCGCTCGGAGAGACCGTCGCCGCCAGGGCCACGTCCGCCCTGCCGACGCTGAGTCGAGCCGAACGCCGCGTCGGCCGGGCGCTGCTGGCCGACTATCCGAGCGCCGGTCTGGCAAGCGCCGCGCGGTTGGCCGAACGCGCCGAGGTCAGCCCGCCGACCGTGCTCAGGTTCGCGCAGTCGCTGGGCTACGAAGGCTTCGCCGACCTGCAGGTCGCGCTGCGCGCCGAACTCACCGCCCAGTCCAGCGGACCCATCACGCGGCTGCCGAGCGCACCTCCGGCCGACGGCCCGCTGGACCGTCTACTGCGACAGGCGCATGCGCAGAACGCTTGTGCCGCAGCCACTCTCGCGGAGCTGCCCGGCTCCGCACTCGAGGCCGCCATCGCGCTGCTCGCCGACACCAGCCGGACCCTGTATCTGCACGGCGGCCGCTTCTCCCACCTGCTGGCCCTGCATCTCGCGATGCACCTGGAGCAGCTGCGCCCCGGCGTGCGGGTGCTCACCGAGCCCGGCGGACGCGACCTCGGCGCGATGATCGAGCTGACCCGGCGCGACGTCGTCGTCCTGTTCGACTACCACCGCTATCAGCGCAGCGCCGCCGACCTCGCCGCGCGCGTGCATCGCGCAGGCGCCACGGTCCTGCTGATCACCGACGACCTGGCGTGCCCGGTCGCACCGGAGGCCGAGGTGGTGCTGGCGGCGTCCAGCACCGTCGACACGACCTACCAGAGCATGGCCGCCGGGTTCCTGCTCACCGAACTGCTGGTGCCGCTGGTGATGGACGAGATCGGCGAGCCGGCCCGCACCCGGATGGCGCTCTGGGAGGACCAGCGCCGCACCGAGCTGCTGGAGTGA